The following coding sequences lie in one Anguilla anguilla isolate fAngAng1 chromosome 14, fAngAng1.pri, whole genome shotgun sequence genomic window:
- the smc5 gene encoding structural maintenance of chromosomes protein 5 isoform X3 — MAALGKRKRPADLFANSQTQNSRLNSSSNTQDDRHTAGDSNGSGFVEGSIVRITMDNFLSYSHSEVIPGPNLNMIVGPNGTGKSSIVCAICLGLAGKTAVLGRGDKVGLYVKRGCTKGWVEIELYRTAGNLVVRREIQVENNTSAWTINGRHATQKTVEEEVKALQVQVGNLCQFLPQEKVGEFAKMSKIELLEATEKSIGPPEMYEFHCKLKTFRTQEKEMENVCKEKASFLEKVTQRHERLRQDVERYYEKKRHLDTIKMLEYKRPWVEYETARQEMVGVKSNREEAKKKLKTLKESQAPVLRRIQALDGRLRPIENHMKEKGVAIREASQKCKQKQDQLDFKNKEIEEIQQAVRLKQTEEADRQKRIGNTRRLIEDLQAQLRGAEAQQDPAPQIDAVNAQLRRAQEERAQREGELSDLRREKDAQTGELMILKNKLRGLEDMMKRKEETLRGRFRDTYDALLWLRRNRQLFRGNVHEPMMLVINVKDPRHAKYIESHVPQNDLKAFVFQRQEDMEVFMTEVRDRQRLRVNAVIAPAESCANRPPPRPIQALQRFGFFSYLRELFDAPEDVMSYLCHQHRVNEIPVGTEKTKGMIETVIRESQLRILFTAEEKYTVRKSAYSSKTISSNSALRPSQFLSMTMDTEEKRLLEENLRSTERRLEEISTQMTALQDRLVQLDRHDHELRAQKKQLLEQKGRKRQLEQKISTKEDSLRQMEKGGIDLQRVEREAKEKIRAVNSRKVAIMAEFTHHMKLRARLQMDKVYYALESAQLAAEKSKLESESRECGAQLKDLERAVADLTQRTARLKQTCEGLLKKAKDACNMDQRDNVVPEHLHAVSLIPQRLNAAFNQLPNTLDEIDAQLNEERSRADCFTGLSDAVVEEHERKTQEIEQLRRELEEKKGNLESYRQSISQAKEKWLNPLKQLIEQINEKFSDFFHSMQCAGEVDLHSENEASGLICVRWNTPIPYTAECYKRAVCNLAPSTGGV; from the exons ATGGCGGCTCTGGGAAAGAGGAAGCGTCCCGCCGATCTGTTCGCCAACTCCCAAACACAGAATAGCCGACTTAATTCATCATCAAACACACAGGATGATAGGCACACGGCCGGGGATAGCAATGGAAGTGGATTTGTGGAAGGATCCATCGTTCGAATTACTATGGATAACTTCCT GAGCTATAGCCACTCTGAAGTGATTCCCGGGCCAAACCTCAACATGATAGTGGGACCGAACGGAACGGGCAAGTCCAGCATCGTCTGCGCGATCTGTTTGGGCCTGGCGGGCAAGACTGCGGTCCTGGGTCGAGGGGATAAG GTCGGGTTGTACGTGAAGCGTGGCTGTACCAAAGGTTGGGTGGAAATCGAGCT GTACCGGACGGCGGGTAACCTTGTGGTCCGGCGGGAGATCCAGGTGGAGAACAACACATCGGCTTGGACCATCAACGGCCGCCATGCCACCCAGAAGAccgtggaggaggaggtgaaggccCTGCAGGTGCAGGTGGGGAACCTGTGCCAGTTTCTGCCCCAG GAGAAAGTTGGGGAATTTGCCAAAATGAGCAAGATCGAGCTGCTGGAAGCCACCGAGAAATCGATCGGACCTCCGGAGATGTACGAGTTTCACTGCAAGCTCAAGACCTTTCGAACCCAGGAGAAAGAAATGGAG AACGTGTGTAAGGAGAAGGCCAGCTTCCTGGAGAAAGTCACGCAGAGACACGAGAGGCTCAGGCAGGACGTGGAGCGCTACTACGAGAAGAAGAGGCACCTGGACACGATCAAGATGCTGGAGTACAAGCGGCCGTGGGTG GAGTACGAGACGGCTCGGCAGGAGATGGTGGGGGTGAAGAGCAACAGAGAGGAGGCGAAGAAGAAGCTGAAGACGCTGAAGGAGTCCCAGGCTCCCGTCCTGCGCAGAATCCAGGCCCTCGATGGTCGGCTGCGGCCCATCGAGAACCACATGAAAGAAAAG ggCGTGGCTATCCGGGAAGCGTCACAGAAGTGCAAGCAGAAGCAGGACCAGCTggattttaagaacaaagag ATAGAGGAGATCCAGCAGGCCGTCAGACTGAAGCAGACGGAGGAGGCGGACCGGCAGAAGCGCATCGGCAACACGCGCCGCCTGATCGAGGACCTGCAGGCACAGCTGCGCGGCGCGGAGGCGCAGCAGGACCCCGCGCCGCAGATCGACGCCGTCAACGCCCAGCTGCGCAGAGCGCAGGAGGAGAGGGcgcagagggaaggggagctGTCCGACCTGCGCAGGGAGAAGGACGCGCAGACCGGGGAGCTGATGA ttttaaaaaataagctgAGGGGTCTGGAGGACAtgatgaagaggaaggaggagactCTGAGAGGAAGGTTCCGCGACACGTACGACGCCCTGCTCTGGCTGCGGAGGAACCGGCAGCTCTTCAGAGGGAACGTGCACGAGCCCATGATGCTGGTG ATTAACGTCAAAGACCCTCGCCACGCCAAGTACATCGAGAGCCACGTGCCCCAGAACGACCTGAAGGCCTTCGTCTTTCAGAGGCAGGAGGACATGGAGGTGTTCATGACTGAG GTTCGAGACCGCCAGAGGCTGCGCGTGAACGCGGTCATCGCGCCCGCAGAGTCCTGCGCGAACAGGCCCCCGCCCCGACCCATTCAGGCCCTGCA GCGCTTTGGCTTTTTCTCCTACCTGCGTGAGCTGTTCGACGCCCCGGAGGACGTGATGAGCTACCTGTGCCACCAGCACAGAGTCAACGAGATTCCAGTGGGCACGGAGAAAACCAAGGGCATGATCGAAACG gtgatcAGGGAGTCCCAGTTGAGGATCCTCTTCACGGCGGAGGAGAAGTACACGGTCAGGAAGTCCGCGTACAGCAGTAAGACCATCTCCAGTAACTCCGCCCTCCGCCCGTCCCAGTTCCTCTCCATGACGATGGACACGGAGGAGAAGCGGCTGCTGGAGGAGAACCTGAGG AGCACTGAGCGGAGGCTGGAGGAAATCTCCACCCAGATGACGGCCCTGCAGGATCGGCTGGTCCAGCTGGATCGCCATGACCACGAGCTGAGAGCCCAGAAGAAGCAGCTGTTAGAGCAGAAAGGCAGGAAGaggcagctggagcagaagatAAGCACCAAAGAGGACAG cctgcgGCAGATGGAGAAGGGTGGCATTGACCTGCAGCGGGTGGAGCGGGAGGCCAAGGAGAAGATAAGAGCAGTGAACTCCCGGAAGGTGGCCATCATGGCCGAGTTCACTCACCACATGAAG CTCCGGGCCAGGTTGCAGATGGATAAAGTGTATTATGCACTGGAGAGCGCGCAGCTGGCTGCAGAGAAGTCTAAATTGGAATCAGAGTCCAGAGAGTGTGGAGCCCAACTGAAGGATTTGGAG AGAGCGGTCGCAGATCTGACTCAGCGTACGGCCCGGCTAAAGCAGACGTGCGAAGGGCTGCTGAAGAAAGCCAAAGACGCCTGCAACATGGACCAGAGGGACAACGTCGTGCCGGAGCACCTGCACGCGGTGAGCCTCATACCACAGCGCTTGAATGCG GCGTTTAACCAGCTCCCCAACACGCTGGACGAGATCGACGCCCAGCTGAACGAGGAGAGGTCCAGGGCGGACTGCTTCACCGGGCTCAGCGACGCG gtggtgGAGGAGCACGAGAGGAAGACGCAGGAAATCGAGCAGCTGAggcgggagctggaggagaagaagggGAACCTGGAGTCCTACAGGCAGAGCATCTctcag GCAAAGGAGAAGTGGCTGAACCCGCTGAAGCAGCTGATCGAGCAGATCAACGAGAAGTTCAGCGATTTCTTCCACTCCATGCAGTGTGCTGGCGAAGTGGACCTGCACTCAGAGAACGAAGCGAGTGGACTTATCTGCGTTCGCTGGAATACTCCGATACCTTATACGGCAGAATGCTACAAGAGGGCTGTTTGTAATTTAGCGCCCTCTACAG GAGGAGTATGA
- the smc5 gene encoding structural maintenance of chromosomes protein 5 isoform X4, translating into MAALGKRKRPADLFANSQTQNSRLNSSSNTQDDRHTAGDSNGSGFVEGSIVRITMDNFLSYSHSEVIPGPNLNMIVGPNGTGKSSIVCAICLGLAGKTAVLGRGDKVGLYVKRGCTKGWVEIELYRTAGNLVVRREIQVENNTSAWTINGRHATQKTVEEEVKALQVQVGNLCQFLPQEKVGEFAKMSKIELLEATEKSIGPPEMYEFHCKLKTFRTQEKEMENVCKEKASFLEKVTQRHERLRQDVERYYEKKRHLDTIKMLEYKRPWVEYETARQEMVGVKSNREEAKKKLKTLKESQAPVLRRIQALDGRLRPIENHMKEKGVAIREASQKCKQKQDQLDFKNKEIEEIQQAVRLKQTEEADRQKRIGNTRRLIEDLQAQLRGAEAQQDPAPQIDAVNAQLRRAQEERAQREGELSDLRREKDAQTGELMILKNKLRGLEDMMKRKEETLRGRFRDTYDALLWLRRNRQLFRGNVHEPMMLVINVKDPRHAKYIESHVPQNDLKAFVFQRQEDMEVFMTEVRDRQRLRVNAVIAPAESCANRPPPRPIQALQRFGFFSYLRELFDAPEDVMSYLCHQHRVNEIPVGTEKTKGMIETVIRESQLRILFTAEEKYTVRKSAYSSKTISSNSALRPSQFLSMTMDTEEKRLLEENLRSTERRLEEISTQMTALQDRLVQLDRHDHELRAQKKQLLEQKGRKRQLEQKISTKEDSLRQMEKGGIDLQRVEREAKEKIRAVNSRKVAIMAEFTHHMKLRARLQMDKVYYALESAQLAAEKSKLESESRECGAQLKDLERAVADLTQRTARLKQTCEGLLKKAKDACNMDQRDNVVPEHLHAVSLIPQRLNAAFNQLPNTLDEIDAQLNEERSRADCFTGLSDAVVEEHERKTQEIEQLRRELEEKKGNLESYRQSISQAKEKWLNPLKQLIEQINEKFSDFFHSMQCAGEVDLHSENEEEYDKYRRAVCNTPSTGGV; encoded by the exons ATGGCGGCTCTGGGAAAGAGGAAGCGTCCCGCCGATCTGTTCGCCAACTCCCAAACACAGAATAGCCGACTTAATTCATCATCAAACACACAGGATGATAGGCACACGGCCGGGGATAGCAATGGAAGTGGATTTGTGGAAGGATCCATCGTTCGAATTACTATGGATAACTTCCT GAGCTATAGCCACTCTGAAGTGATTCCCGGGCCAAACCTCAACATGATAGTGGGACCGAACGGAACGGGCAAGTCCAGCATCGTCTGCGCGATCTGTTTGGGCCTGGCGGGCAAGACTGCGGTCCTGGGTCGAGGGGATAAG GTCGGGTTGTACGTGAAGCGTGGCTGTACCAAAGGTTGGGTGGAAATCGAGCT GTACCGGACGGCGGGTAACCTTGTGGTCCGGCGGGAGATCCAGGTGGAGAACAACACATCGGCTTGGACCATCAACGGCCGCCATGCCACCCAGAAGAccgtggaggaggaggtgaaggccCTGCAGGTGCAGGTGGGGAACCTGTGCCAGTTTCTGCCCCAG GAGAAAGTTGGGGAATTTGCCAAAATGAGCAAGATCGAGCTGCTGGAAGCCACCGAGAAATCGATCGGACCTCCGGAGATGTACGAGTTTCACTGCAAGCTCAAGACCTTTCGAACCCAGGAGAAAGAAATGGAG AACGTGTGTAAGGAGAAGGCCAGCTTCCTGGAGAAAGTCACGCAGAGACACGAGAGGCTCAGGCAGGACGTGGAGCGCTACTACGAGAAGAAGAGGCACCTGGACACGATCAAGATGCTGGAGTACAAGCGGCCGTGGGTG GAGTACGAGACGGCTCGGCAGGAGATGGTGGGGGTGAAGAGCAACAGAGAGGAGGCGAAGAAGAAGCTGAAGACGCTGAAGGAGTCCCAGGCTCCCGTCCTGCGCAGAATCCAGGCCCTCGATGGTCGGCTGCGGCCCATCGAGAACCACATGAAAGAAAAG ggCGTGGCTATCCGGGAAGCGTCACAGAAGTGCAAGCAGAAGCAGGACCAGCTggattttaagaacaaagag ATAGAGGAGATCCAGCAGGCCGTCAGACTGAAGCAGACGGAGGAGGCGGACCGGCAGAAGCGCATCGGCAACACGCGCCGCCTGATCGAGGACCTGCAGGCACAGCTGCGCGGCGCGGAGGCGCAGCAGGACCCCGCGCCGCAGATCGACGCCGTCAACGCCCAGCTGCGCAGAGCGCAGGAGGAGAGGGcgcagagggaaggggagctGTCCGACCTGCGCAGGGAGAAGGACGCGCAGACCGGGGAGCTGATGA ttttaaaaaataagctgAGGGGTCTGGAGGACAtgatgaagaggaaggaggagactCTGAGAGGAAGGTTCCGCGACACGTACGACGCCCTGCTCTGGCTGCGGAGGAACCGGCAGCTCTTCAGAGGGAACGTGCACGAGCCCATGATGCTGGTG ATTAACGTCAAAGACCCTCGCCACGCCAAGTACATCGAGAGCCACGTGCCCCAGAACGACCTGAAGGCCTTCGTCTTTCAGAGGCAGGAGGACATGGAGGTGTTCATGACTGAG GTTCGAGACCGCCAGAGGCTGCGCGTGAACGCGGTCATCGCGCCCGCAGAGTCCTGCGCGAACAGGCCCCCGCCCCGACCCATTCAGGCCCTGCA GCGCTTTGGCTTTTTCTCCTACCTGCGTGAGCTGTTCGACGCCCCGGAGGACGTGATGAGCTACCTGTGCCACCAGCACAGAGTCAACGAGATTCCAGTGGGCACGGAGAAAACCAAGGGCATGATCGAAACG gtgatcAGGGAGTCCCAGTTGAGGATCCTCTTCACGGCGGAGGAGAAGTACACGGTCAGGAAGTCCGCGTACAGCAGTAAGACCATCTCCAGTAACTCCGCCCTCCGCCCGTCCCAGTTCCTCTCCATGACGATGGACACGGAGGAGAAGCGGCTGCTGGAGGAGAACCTGAGG AGCACTGAGCGGAGGCTGGAGGAAATCTCCACCCAGATGACGGCCCTGCAGGATCGGCTGGTCCAGCTGGATCGCCATGACCACGAGCTGAGAGCCCAGAAGAAGCAGCTGTTAGAGCAGAAAGGCAGGAAGaggcagctggagcagaagatAAGCACCAAAGAGGACAG cctgcgGCAGATGGAGAAGGGTGGCATTGACCTGCAGCGGGTGGAGCGGGAGGCCAAGGAGAAGATAAGAGCAGTGAACTCCCGGAAGGTGGCCATCATGGCCGAGTTCACTCACCACATGAAG CTCCGGGCCAGGTTGCAGATGGATAAAGTGTATTATGCACTGGAGAGCGCGCAGCTGGCTGCAGAGAAGTCTAAATTGGAATCAGAGTCCAGAGAGTGTGGAGCCCAACTGAAGGATTTGGAG AGAGCGGTCGCAGATCTGACTCAGCGTACGGCCCGGCTAAAGCAGACGTGCGAAGGGCTGCTGAAGAAAGCCAAAGACGCCTGCAACATGGACCAGAGGGACAACGTCGTGCCGGAGCACCTGCACGCGGTGAGCCTCATACCACAGCGCTTGAATGCG GCGTTTAACCAGCTCCCCAACACGCTGGACGAGATCGACGCCCAGCTGAACGAGGAGAGGTCCAGGGCGGACTGCTTCACCGGGCTCAGCGACGCG gtggtgGAGGAGCACGAGAGGAAGACGCAGGAAATCGAGCAGCTGAggcgggagctggaggagaagaagggGAACCTGGAGTCCTACAGGCAGAGCATCTctcag GCAAAGGAGAAGTGGCTGAACCCGCTGAAGCAGCTGATCGAGCAGATCAACGAGAAGTTCAGCGATTTCTTCCACTCCATGCAGTGTGCTGGCGAAGTGGACCTGCACTCAGAGAACGAA GAGGAGTATGATAAGTACAGGAGGGCTGTGTGTAATACGCCCTCTACAGGAGGAGTATGA
- the smc5 gene encoding structural maintenance of chromosomes protein 5 isoform X1: MAALGKRKRPADLFANSQTQNSRLNSSSNTQDDRHTAGDSNGSGFVEGSIVRITMDNFLSYSHSEVIPGPNLNMIVGPNGTGKSSIVCAICLGLAGKTAVLGRGDKVGLYVKRGCTKGWVEIELYRTAGNLVVRREIQVENNTSAWTINGRHATQKTVEEEVKALQVQVGNLCQFLPQEKVGEFAKMSKIELLEATEKSIGPPEMYEFHCKLKTFRTQEKEMENVCKEKASFLEKVTQRHERLRQDVERYYEKKRHLDTIKMLEYKRPWVEYETARQEMVGVKSNREEAKKKLKTLKESQAPVLRRIQALDGRLRPIENHMKEKGVAIREASQKCKQKQDQLDFKNKEIEEIQQAVRLKQTEEADRQKRIGNTRRLIEDLQAQLRGAEAQQDPAPQIDAVNAQLRRAQEERAQREGELSDLRREKDAQTGELMILKNKLRGLEDMMKRKEETLRGRFRDTYDALLWLRRNRQLFRGNVHEPMMLVINVKDPRHAKYIESHVPQNDLKAFVFQRQEDMEVFMTEVRDRQRLRVNAVIAPAESCANRPPPRPIQALQRFGFFSYLRELFDAPEDVMSYLCHQHRVNEIPVGTEKTKGMIETVIRESQLRILFTAEEKYTVRKSAYSSKTISSNSALRPSQFLSMTMDTEEKRLLEENLRSTERRLEEISTQMTALQDRLVQLDRHDHELRAQKKQLLEQKGRKRQLEQKISTKEDSLRQMEKGGIDLQRVEREAKEKIRAVNSRKVAIMAEFTHHMKLRARLQMDKVYYALESAQLAAEKSKLESESRECGAQLKDLERAVADLTQRTARLKQTCEGLLKKAKDACNMDQRDNVVPEHLHAVSLIPQRLNAAFNQLPNTLDEIDAQLNEERSRADCFTGLSDAVVEEHERKTQEIEQLRRELEEKKGNLESYRQSISQAKEKWLNPLKQLIEQINEKFSDFFHSMQCAGEVDLHSENEEEYDKYGIRIRVKFRSSMQLHELTPHHQSGGERSVSTMLYLMALQELNRCPFRVVDEINQGMDPVNERRVFDIVVRTACKGTTSQYFFITPKVLQNLSYADEMTVHCVHNGLQMLPPSKWNLESFIRRGKRKHKHMADQ; this comes from the exons ATGGCGGCTCTGGGAAAGAGGAAGCGTCCCGCCGATCTGTTCGCCAACTCCCAAACACAGAATAGCCGACTTAATTCATCATCAAACACACAGGATGATAGGCACACGGCCGGGGATAGCAATGGAAGTGGATTTGTGGAAGGATCCATCGTTCGAATTACTATGGATAACTTCCT GAGCTATAGCCACTCTGAAGTGATTCCCGGGCCAAACCTCAACATGATAGTGGGACCGAACGGAACGGGCAAGTCCAGCATCGTCTGCGCGATCTGTTTGGGCCTGGCGGGCAAGACTGCGGTCCTGGGTCGAGGGGATAAG GTCGGGTTGTACGTGAAGCGTGGCTGTACCAAAGGTTGGGTGGAAATCGAGCT GTACCGGACGGCGGGTAACCTTGTGGTCCGGCGGGAGATCCAGGTGGAGAACAACACATCGGCTTGGACCATCAACGGCCGCCATGCCACCCAGAAGAccgtggaggaggaggtgaaggccCTGCAGGTGCAGGTGGGGAACCTGTGCCAGTTTCTGCCCCAG GAGAAAGTTGGGGAATTTGCCAAAATGAGCAAGATCGAGCTGCTGGAAGCCACCGAGAAATCGATCGGACCTCCGGAGATGTACGAGTTTCACTGCAAGCTCAAGACCTTTCGAACCCAGGAGAAAGAAATGGAG AACGTGTGTAAGGAGAAGGCCAGCTTCCTGGAGAAAGTCACGCAGAGACACGAGAGGCTCAGGCAGGACGTGGAGCGCTACTACGAGAAGAAGAGGCACCTGGACACGATCAAGATGCTGGAGTACAAGCGGCCGTGGGTG GAGTACGAGACGGCTCGGCAGGAGATGGTGGGGGTGAAGAGCAACAGAGAGGAGGCGAAGAAGAAGCTGAAGACGCTGAAGGAGTCCCAGGCTCCCGTCCTGCGCAGAATCCAGGCCCTCGATGGTCGGCTGCGGCCCATCGAGAACCACATGAAAGAAAAG ggCGTGGCTATCCGGGAAGCGTCACAGAAGTGCAAGCAGAAGCAGGACCAGCTggattttaagaacaaagag ATAGAGGAGATCCAGCAGGCCGTCAGACTGAAGCAGACGGAGGAGGCGGACCGGCAGAAGCGCATCGGCAACACGCGCCGCCTGATCGAGGACCTGCAGGCACAGCTGCGCGGCGCGGAGGCGCAGCAGGACCCCGCGCCGCAGATCGACGCCGTCAACGCCCAGCTGCGCAGAGCGCAGGAGGAGAGGGcgcagagggaaggggagctGTCCGACCTGCGCAGGGAGAAGGACGCGCAGACCGGGGAGCTGATGA ttttaaaaaataagctgAGGGGTCTGGAGGACAtgatgaagaggaaggaggagactCTGAGAGGAAGGTTCCGCGACACGTACGACGCCCTGCTCTGGCTGCGGAGGAACCGGCAGCTCTTCAGAGGGAACGTGCACGAGCCCATGATGCTGGTG ATTAACGTCAAAGACCCTCGCCACGCCAAGTACATCGAGAGCCACGTGCCCCAGAACGACCTGAAGGCCTTCGTCTTTCAGAGGCAGGAGGACATGGAGGTGTTCATGACTGAG GTTCGAGACCGCCAGAGGCTGCGCGTGAACGCGGTCATCGCGCCCGCAGAGTCCTGCGCGAACAGGCCCCCGCCCCGACCCATTCAGGCCCTGCA GCGCTTTGGCTTTTTCTCCTACCTGCGTGAGCTGTTCGACGCCCCGGAGGACGTGATGAGCTACCTGTGCCACCAGCACAGAGTCAACGAGATTCCAGTGGGCACGGAGAAAACCAAGGGCATGATCGAAACG gtgatcAGGGAGTCCCAGTTGAGGATCCTCTTCACGGCGGAGGAGAAGTACACGGTCAGGAAGTCCGCGTACAGCAGTAAGACCATCTCCAGTAACTCCGCCCTCCGCCCGTCCCAGTTCCTCTCCATGACGATGGACACGGAGGAGAAGCGGCTGCTGGAGGAGAACCTGAGG AGCACTGAGCGGAGGCTGGAGGAAATCTCCACCCAGATGACGGCCCTGCAGGATCGGCTGGTCCAGCTGGATCGCCATGACCACGAGCTGAGAGCCCAGAAGAAGCAGCTGTTAGAGCAGAAAGGCAGGAAGaggcagctggagcagaagatAAGCACCAAAGAGGACAG cctgcgGCAGATGGAGAAGGGTGGCATTGACCTGCAGCGGGTGGAGCGGGAGGCCAAGGAGAAGATAAGAGCAGTGAACTCCCGGAAGGTGGCCATCATGGCCGAGTTCACTCACCACATGAAG CTCCGGGCCAGGTTGCAGATGGATAAAGTGTATTATGCACTGGAGAGCGCGCAGCTGGCTGCAGAGAAGTCTAAATTGGAATCAGAGTCCAGAGAGTGTGGAGCCCAACTGAAGGATTTGGAG AGAGCGGTCGCAGATCTGACTCAGCGTACGGCCCGGCTAAAGCAGACGTGCGAAGGGCTGCTGAAGAAAGCCAAAGACGCCTGCAACATGGACCAGAGGGACAACGTCGTGCCGGAGCACCTGCACGCGGTGAGCCTCATACCACAGCGCTTGAATGCG GCGTTTAACCAGCTCCCCAACACGCTGGACGAGATCGACGCCCAGCTGAACGAGGAGAGGTCCAGGGCGGACTGCTTCACCGGGCTCAGCGACGCG gtggtgGAGGAGCACGAGAGGAAGACGCAGGAAATCGAGCAGCTGAggcgggagctggaggagaagaagggGAACCTGGAGTCCTACAGGCAGAGCATCTctcag GCAAAGGAGAAGTGGCTGAACCCGCTGAAGCAGCTGATCGAGCAGATCAACGAGAAGTTCAGCGATTTCTTCCACTCCATGCAGTGTGCTGGCGAAGTGGACCTGCACTCAGAGAACGAA GAGGAGTATGATAAGTACGGGATCCGCATCCGGGTGAAGTTCCGCAGCAGCATGCAGCTGCACGAGCTGACGCCGCATCACCAGAGCGGGGGCGAGCGCAGCGTGTCCACCATGCTCTACCTCATGGCCCTGCAGGAGCTCAACCGCTGCCCCTTCCGCGTGGTGGACGAGATCAACCAG GGTATGGACCCTGTCAACGAGAGGAGGGTCTTTGACATCGTGGTCCGAACAGCGTGCAAAGGGACCACCTCCCAGTACTTCTTCATCACACCCAAG GTGTTGCAGAACCTGTCATATGCAGATGAGATGACCGTCCATTGTGTCCACAACGGCTTGCAGATGCTCCCGCCCAGCAAGTGGAATCTGGAGAGCTTTATCCGGCGTGGCAagcgcaaacacaaacacatggccGACCAATGA